Proteins from one Panulirus ornatus isolate Po-2019 chromosome 28, ASM3632096v1, whole genome shotgun sequence genomic window:
- the IFT54 gene encoding uncharacterized protein IFT54 isoform X1: protein MSTAVSPEVLKRTQEELGKYIKKPPLTDKLLNKPPFRFLHDIVNAIICETGFLSGLFSDEELSSQNIKDKEAKVAFLQKCIDATILATGENLAVRPSKIVAGHEADKTNEWLQALARAVAQNIDSSTAVQQVLSGVKPEKNRKSDKEKSDKKQDRGKKEAAAKNRGIRGNGSNSTKDPKQAKDPKPTKNTKLSQNPKVSKDPKSDRAPQVIKDPIITKGPTSSSESRPTQDPQNTRELRLGNESGNATKGKSSPKPSQDKGSPVKSSKSKDDKERSSRKNKSKEKEEGKSSSKSKERRSKEGKDDKEKRKPKTSSPERMKSSKSRPTSRMGQVKESGKENSPPQKITEGEEMILNQNAAVEEMESATRLDSARPPSTQIDVSEEAAEVVAESIDEGIVTQEATPDESEVPPEPEPFFDNMDNEGLNTAAEDGLMVPAEPESLVQVVSGVQENKSGEGGEPPVISDTLVGENNNIDPAILKAMAPDHDQLQGGNGQLVPPNLEPPDSGVGSLDSPKHSPKERENLPMVATPKPGPQPLRAMEQFSEGALPTSPPLTQPPTHDNEEHPSGETYVRPRTGRRSARPPSARPAPPRVRERREIPKEELQRPATSKPVANVILSSNVADNDDDDNFMVEESKPTVTMEDESLPLDAVASSGAAAAAIAAGEDGEGAGLLVAQILETKKELEDGRRNAFSPETPGHRRVPIEQSLLSDTNRKKERELIQKDVQKLSGSIQSITRSVNPLAKMLDYLQEDLDSMQKELEMWRSENKQLTQTLRREQSLTEQALEPLRSQLLELETAVQEQRDKLSTIKSNILRNSEKISRLMAGINLNI from the exons ATGAGTACTGCTGTGAGCCCAGAAGTACTCAAAAGGACTCAAGAGGAACTTgggaaatatattaaaaaaccaCCTCTTACAGACAAGTTGTTAAACAAGCCTCCTTTTCGATTCTTACATGACATTGTCAATGCG attataTGTGAGACTGGATTTCTCTCTGGTCTCTTTAGTGATGAAGAGCTTAGTTCTCAAAATATAAAGGATAAGGAAGCTAAAGTAGCCTTCTTGCAAAAATGCATAGATGCAACAA TTTTAGCAACTGGGGAGAACTTGGCAGTACGACCAAGTAAGATTGTAGCTGGCCATGAAGCAGACAAGACCAACGAATGGCTTCAGGCTTTGGCACGGGCGGTTGCACAGAAT ATTGATTCCTCTACTGCTGTTCAGCAAGTACTTAGTGGAGTAAaaccagaaaaaaatagaaagtCTGATAAGGAAAAATCTGATAAAAAGCAAGAtagaggaaagaaagag gcAGCAGCAAAAAATAGAGGTATCAGAGGTAATGGCTCAAATTCAACCAAAGATCCAAAACAAGCCAAAGACCCAAAACCCACCAAAAACACCAAACTATCCCAGAACCCCAAAGTTAGCAAAGATCCTAAGTCAGATAGAGCCCCTCAGGTCATTAAAGATCCCATCATAACCAAAGGCCCCACATCTAGCAGTGAATCCAGGCCAACCCAAGACCCCCAAAATACCAGAGAACTCAGACTGGGCAATGAGTCAGGAAATGCTACCAAGGGTAAATCCTCACCTAAACCCTCACAAGACAAAGGCTCTCCAGTGAAG AGTTCAAAAAGTAAGGATGATAAGGAGCGATCAAGTAGAAAAAACAAGAgtaaggagaaggaagaagggaagagtagtagtaagagtaaagAACGGAGAAGCAAGGAAGGCAAAGATGACAAGGAAAAAAGGAAACCTAAGACCAGTTCACCTGAGAGAATGAAATCCAGCAAATCGAG ACCAACAAGTCGCATGGGTCAAGTTAAAGAATCAGGGAAAGAAAACTCACCACCACAGAAGATAACTGAAGGTGAAGAGATGATCCTTAATCAGAATGCAGCAGTGGAGGAAATG gaatcagccaccagattgGACTCAGCTAGACCACCAAGTACCCAAATAG ATGTTAGTGAGGAAGCTGCGGAAGTTGTAGCCGAGTCCATAGATGAAGGCATAGTCACACAGGAAGCAACCCCAGATGAGTCTGAGGTTCCCCCTGAGCCTGAACCATTCTTTGATAATATGGATAATGAAG GTCTCAATACAGCAGCTGAGGATGGTTTAATGGTGCCTGCTGAACCTGAATCATTAGTTCAGGTGGTTAGTGGGGTGCAGGAGAATAAATCTGGTGAAGGAGGAGAGCCACCTGTAATATCAGACACACTTGTTGGGGAAAATAACAACATTGACCCAGCTATACTTAAAGCTATGGCTCCTGATCATG ATCAGCTACAAGGAGGGAATGGACAATTAGTTCCACCAAACCTGGAACCCCCGGACTCAGGTGTAGGTTCTCTGGACTCTCCCAAGCATTCTCCAAAAGAACGTGAGAACTTGCCCATGGTTGCAACTCCTAAACCTGGTCCACAGCCACTGAGAGCAATGGAACAGTTTAGCGAGGGGGCTTTACCTACTTCACCTccactcacacaaccacccacacatgaCAATGA AGAACATCCTTCAGGAGAAACGTACGTGCGACCTCGAACTGGGAGGCGCTCTGCACGGCCTCCTAGTGCACGCCCAGCACCTCCAAGGGTTCGAGAGAGACGGGAGATCCCAAAGGAAGAACTGCAGCGGCCTGCTACGAGTAAACCTGTGGCTAACGTAATCCTCTCTTCCAATgtagctgataatgatgatgatgataatttcatGGTTGAGGAATCCAAACCAACCGTGACTATGGAGGATGAGTCT TTGCCCTTAGATGCTGTGGCATCTAGTGGAGCTGCAGCAGCAGCCATTGCTGCTGGAGAAGATGGTGAGGGAGCAGGCCTTCTAGTTGCTCAGATATTAGAAACCAAAAAGGAGCTTGAGGATGGGCGTCGAAATGCATTTTCACCCGAGACACCAGGTCATAGACGAGTTCCAATT gagcagtCTCTTTTGAGTGATACCAACCGTAAGAAAGAACGAGAACTGATTCAAAAAGATGTACAAAAACTCAGTGGTTCCATTCAATCCATCACTAGATCTGTCAATCCTTTAG CCAAAATGCTTGATTATCTTCAAGAGGACCTAGACTCCATGCAGAAGGAACTGGAGATGTGGCGAAGTGAGAACAAACAGCTGACACAAACTCTGAGGCGTGAACAAAG TTTAACTGAGCAAGCACTAGAACCTTTGCGATCTCAACTTCTTGAACTAGAGACAGCAGTTCAAGAACAGCGAGATAAGTTGTCTACCATTAAATCAAACATCCTGAGGAACAGTGAAAAAATTTCACGCCTAATGGCAGGCATAAATTTGAATATCTGA
- the IFT54 gene encoding uncharacterized protein IFT54 isoform X3, which produces MSTAVSPEVLKRTQEELGKYIKKPPLTDKLLNKPPFRFLHDIVNAIICETGFLSGLFSDEELSSQNIKDKEAKVAFLQKCIDATILATGENLAVRPSKIVAGHEADKTNEWLQALARAVAQNIDSSTAVQQVLSGVKPEKNRKSDKEKSDKKQDRGKKESSKSKDDKERSSRKNKSKEKEEGKSSSKSKERRSKEGKDDKEKRKPKTSSPERMKSSKSRPTSRMGQVKESGKENSPPQKITEGEEMILNQNAAVEEMESATRLDSARPPSTQIDVSEEAAEVVAESIDEGIVTQEATPDESEVPPEPEPFFDNMDNEGLNTAAEDGLMVPAEPESLVQVVSGVQENKSGEGGEPPVISDTLVGENNNIDPAILKAMAPDHDQLQGGNGQLVPPNLEPPDSGVGSLDSPKHSPKERENLPMVATPKPGPQPLRAMEQFSEGALPTSPPLTQPPTHDNEEHPSGETYVRPRTGRRSARPPSARPAPPRVRERREIPKEELQRPATSKPVANVILSSNVADNDDDDNFMVEESKPTVTMEDESLPLDAVASSGAAAAAIAAGEDGEGAGLLVAQILETKKELEDGRRNAFSPETPGHRRVPIEQSLLSDTNRKKERELIQKDVQKLSGSIQSITRSVNPLAKMLDYLQEDLDSMQKELEMWRSENKQLTQTLRREQSLTEQALEPLRSQLLELETAVQEQRDKLSTIKSNILRNSEKISRLMAGINLNI; this is translated from the exons ATGAGTACTGCTGTGAGCCCAGAAGTACTCAAAAGGACTCAAGAGGAACTTgggaaatatattaaaaaaccaCCTCTTACAGACAAGTTGTTAAACAAGCCTCCTTTTCGATTCTTACATGACATTGTCAATGCG attataTGTGAGACTGGATTTCTCTCTGGTCTCTTTAGTGATGAAGAGCTTAGTTCTCAAAATATAAAGGATAAGGAAGCTAAAGTAGCCTTCTTGCAAAAATGCATAGATGCAACAA TTTTAGCAACTGGGGAGAACTTGGCAGTACGACCAAGTAAGATTGTAGCTGGCCATGAAGCAGACAAGACCAACGAATGGCTTCAGGCTTTGGCACGGGCGGTTGCACAGAAT ATTGATTCCTCTACTGCTGTTCAGCAAGTACTTAGTGGAGTAAaaccagaaaaaaatagaaagtCTGATAAGGAAAAATCTGATAAAAAGCAAGAtagaggaaagaaagag AGTTCAAAAAGTAAGGATGATAAGGAGCGATCAAGTAGAAAAAACAAGAgtaaggagaaggaagaagggaagagtagtagtaagagtaaagAACGGAGAAGCAAGGAAGGCAAAGATGACAAGGAAAAAAGGAAACCTAAGACCAGTTCACCTGAGAGAATGAAATCCAGCAAATCGAG ACCAACAAGTCGCATGGGTCAAGTTAAAGAATCAGGGAAAGAAAACTCACCACCACAGAAGATAACTGAAGGTGAAGAGATGATCCTTAATCAGAATGCAGCAGTGGAGGAAATG gaatcagccaccagattgGACTCAGCTAGACCACCAAGTACCCAAATAG ATGTTAGTGAGGAAGCTGCGGAAGTTGTAGCCGAGTCCATAGATGAAGGCATAGTCACACAGGAAGCAACCCCAGATGAGTCTGAGGTTCCCCCTGAGCCTGAACCATTCTTTGATAATATGGATAATGAAG GTCTCAATACAGCAGCTGAGGATGGTTTAATGGTGCCTGCTGAACCTGAATCATTAGTTCAGGTGGTTAGTGGGGTGCAGGAGAATAAATCTGGTGAAGGAGGAGAGCCACCTGTAATATCAGACACACTTGTTGGGGAAAATAACAACATTGACCCAGCTATACTTAAAGCTATGGCTCCTGATCATG ATCAGCTACAAGGAGGGAATGGACAATTAGTTCCACCAAACCTGGAACCCCCGGACTCAGGTGTAGGTTCTCTGGACTCTCCCAAGCATTCTCCAAAAGAACGTGAGAACTTGCCCATGGTTGCAACTCCTAAACCTGGTCCACAGCCACTGAGAGCAATGGAACAGTTTAGCGAGGGGGCTTTACCTACTTCACCTccactcacacaaccacccacacatgaCAATGA AGAACATCCTTCAGGAGAAACGTACGTGCGACCTCGAACTGGGAGGCGCTCTGCACGGCCTCCTAGTGCACGCCCAGCACCTCCAAGGGTTCGAGAGAGACGGGAGATCCCAAAGGAAGAACTGCAGCGGCCTGCTACGAGTAAACCTGTGGCTAACGTAATCCTCTCTTCCAATgtagctgataatgatgatgatgataatttcatGGTTGAGGAATCCAAACCAACCGTGACTATGGAGGATGAGTCT TTGCCCTTAGATGCTGTGGCATCTAGTGGAGCTGCAGCAGCAGCCATTGCTGCTGGAGAAGATGGTGAGGGAGCAGGCCTTCTAGTTGCTCAGATATTAGAAACCAAAAAGGAGCTTGAGGATGGGCGTCGAAATGCATTTTCACCCGAGACACCAGGTCATAGACGAGTTCCAATT gagcagtCTCTTTTGAGTGATACCAACCGTAAGAAAGAACGAGAACTGATTCAAAAAGATGTACAAAAACTCAGTGGTTCCATTCAATCCATCACTAGATCTGTCAATCCTTTAG CCAAAATGCTTGATTATCTTCAAGAGGACCTAGACTCCATGCAGAAGGAACTGGAGATGTGGCGAAGTGAGAACAAACAGCTGACACAAACTCTGAGGCGTGAACAAAG TTTAACTGAGCAAGCACTAGAACCTTTGCGATCTCAACTTCTTGAACTAGAGACAGCAGTTCAAGAACAGCGAGATAAGTTGTCTACCATTAAATCAAACATCCTGAGGAACAGTGAAAAAATTTCACGCCTAATGGCAGGCATAAATTTGAATATCTGA
- the IFT54 gene encoding uncharacterized protein IFT54 isoform X2: MSTAVSPEVLKRTQEELGKYIKKPPLTDKLLNKPPFRFLHDIVNAIICETGFLSGLFSDEELSSQNIKDKEAKVAFLQKCIDATILATGENLAVRPSKIVAGHEADKTNEWLQALARAVAQNIDSSTAVQQVLSGVKPEKNRKSDKEKSDKKQDRGKKEAAAKNRGIRGNGSNSTKDPKQAKDPKPTKNTKLSQNPKVSKDPKSDRAPQVIKDPIITKGPTSSSESRPTQDPQNTRELRLGNESGNATKGKSSPKPSQDKGSPVKSSKSKDDKERSSRKNKSKEKEEGKSSSKSKERRSKEGKDDKEKRKPKTSSPERMKSSKSRPTSRMGQVKESGKENSPPQKITEGEEMILNQNAAVEEMESATRLDSARPPSTQIGLNTAAEDGLMVPAEPESLVQVVSGVQENKSGEGGEPPVISDTLVGENNNIDPAILKAMAPDHDQLQGGNGQLVPPNLEPPDSGVGSLDSPKHSPKERENLPMVATPKPGPQPLRAMEQFSEGALPTSPPLTQPPTHDNEEHPSGETYVRPRTGRRSARPPSARPAPPRVRERREIPKEELQRPATSKPVANVILSSNVADNDDDDNFMVEESKPTVTMEDESLPLDAVASSGAAAAAIAAGEDGEGAGLLVAQILETKKELEDGRRNAFSPETPGHRRVPIEQSLLSDTNRKKERELIQKDVQKLSGSIQSITRSVNPLAKMLDYLQEDLDSMQKELEMWRSENKQLTQTLRREQSLTEQALEPLRSQLLELETAVQEQRDKLSTIKSNILRNSEKISRLMAGINLNI; encoded by the exons ATGAGTACTGCTGTGAGCCCAGAAGTACTCAAAAGGACTCAAGAGGAACTTgggaaatatattaaaaaaccaCCTCTTACAGACAAGTTGTTAAACAAGCCTCCTTTTCGATTCTTACATGACATTGTCAATGCG attataTGTGAGACTGGATTTCTCTCTGGTCTCTTTAGTGATGAAGAGCTTAGTTCTCAAAATATAAAGGATAAGGAAGCTAAAGTAGCCTTCTTGCAAAAATGCATAGATGCAACAA TTTTAGCAACTGGGGAGAACTTGGCAGTACGACCAAGTAAGATTGTAGCTGGCCATGAAGCAGACAAGACCAACGAATGGCTTCAGGCTTTGGCACGGGCGGTTGCACAGAAT ATTGATTCCTCTACTGCTGTTCAGCAAGTACTTAGTGGAGTAAaaccagaaaaaaatagaaagtCTGATAAGGAAAAATCTGATAAAAAGCAAGAtagaggaaagaaagag gcAGCAGCAAAAAATAGAGGTATCAGAGGTAATGGCTCAAATTCAACCAAAGATCCAAAACAAGCCAAAGACCCAAAACCCACCAAAAACACCAAACTATCCCAGAACCCCAAAGTTAGCAAAGATCCTAAGTCAGATAGAGCCCCTCAGGTCATTAAAGATCCCATCATAACCAAAGGCCCCACATCTAGCAGTGAATCCAGGCCAACCCAAGACCCCCAAAATACCAGAGAACTCAGACTGGGCAATGAGTCAGGAAATGCTACCAAGGGTAAATCCTCACCTAAACCCTCACAAGACAAAGGCTCTCCAGTGAAG AGTTCAAAAAGTAAGGATGATAAGGAGCGATCAAGTAGAAAAAACAAGAgtaaggagaaggaagaagggaagagtagtagtaagagtaaagAACGGAGAAGCAAGGAAGGCAAAGATGACAAGGAAAAAAGGAAACCTAAGACCAGTTCACCTGAGAGAATGAAATCCAGCAAATCGAG ACCAACAAGTCGCATGGGTCAAGTTAAAGAATCAGGGAAAGAAAACTCACCACCACAGAAGATAACTGAAGGTGAAGAGATGATCCTTAATCAGAATGCAGCAGTGGAGGAAATG gaatcagccaccagattgGACTCAGCTAGACCACCAAGTACCCAAATAG GTCTCAATACAGCAGCTGAGGATGGTTTAATGGTGCCTGCTGAACCTGAATCATTAGTTCAGGTGGTTAGTGGGGTGCAGGAGAATAAATCTGGTGAAGGAGGAGAGCCACCTGTAATATCAGACACACTTGTTGGGGAAAATAACAACATTGACCCAGCTATACTTAAAGCTATGGCTCCTGATCATG ATCAGCTACAAGGAGGGAATGGACAATTAGTTCCACCAAACCTGGAACCCCCGGACTCAGGTGTAGGTTCTCTGGACTCTCCCAAGCATTCTCCAAAAGAACGTGAGAACTTGCCCATGGTTGCAACTCCTAAACCTGGTCCACAGCCACTGAGAGCAATGGAACAGTTTAGCGAGGGGGCTTTACCTACTTCACCTccactcacacaaccacccacacatgaCAATGA AGAACATCCTTCAGGAGAAACGTACGTGCGACCTCGAACTGGGAGGCGCTCTGCACGGCCTCCTAGTGCACGCCCAGCACCTCCAAGGGTTCGAGAGAGACGGGAGATCCCAAAGGAAGAACTGCAGCGGCCTGCTACGAGTAAACCTGTGGCTAACGTAATCCTCTCTTCCAATgtagctgataatgatgatgatgataatttcatGGTTGAGGAATCCAAACCAACCGTGACTATGGAGGATGAGTCT TTGCCCTTAGATGCTGTGGCATCTAGTGGAGCTGCAGCAGCAGCCATTGCTGCTGGAGAAGATGGTGAGGGAGCAGGCCTTCTAGTTGCTCAGATATTAGAAACCAAAAAGGAGCTTGAGGATGGGCGTCGAAATGCATTTTCACCCGAGACACCAGGTCATAGACGAGTTCCAATT gagcagtCTCTTTTGAGTGATACCAACCGTAAGAAAGAACGAGAACTGATTCAAAAAGATGTACAAAAACTCAGTGGTTCCATTCAATCCATCACTAGATCTGTCAATCCTTTAG CCAAAATGCTTGATTATCTTCAAGAGGACCTAGACTCCATGCAGAAGGAACTGGAGATGTGGCGAAGTGAGAACAAACAGCTGACACAAACTCTGAGGCGTGAACAAAG TTTAACTGAGCAAGCACTAGAACCTTTGCGATCTCAACTTCTTGAACTAGAGACAGCAGTTCAAGAACAGCGAGATAAGTTGTCTACCATTAAATCAAACATCCTGAGGAACAGTGAAAAAATTTCACGCCTAATGGCAGGCATAAATTTGAATATCTGA